From a single Marinobacter sp. THAF197a genomic region:
- a CDS encoding MinD/ParA family protein, with protein MSRPHPVQVIAVTGGKGGVGKSNVSVNLGIALAQKGRRVVLLDADLGLANIDVLLGITANRNLQDVLSGECDLKDVLVNGPGGIKIVPASSGTQRMTQLSPMEHAGLINAFSELGDQIDVLIVDTAAGISESVVSFLRASQELLLVVCDEPTSITDAYALIKLMNRDYGTNRFRILANQVRNEQEGRHLYEKLTRVTERFLDVALQYVGIVPYDEAVKKAVQRQRAVLDAYPRAKASLAIRALAEKVDSWPLPSSPRGHLEFFVERLVEV; from the coding sequence ATGAGCAGACCACATCCGGTTCAGGTGATTGCGGTTACCGGCGGCAAGGGCGGTGTCGGCAAGAGTAATGTGTCCGTCAACCTCGGTATCGCGCTGGCCCAGAAAGGCCGGCGGGTGGTGTTGCTGGATGCGGACCTTGGCCTTGCCAATATCGACGTGCTGTTGGGCATTACCGCCAATCGCAATCTGCAGGATGTGCTCAGTGGCGAGTGCGACCTCAAGGACGTTCTGGTCAACGGCCCGGGTGGTATCAAGATTGTTCCCGCATCGTCCGGCACCCAGCGTATGACCCAGTTGAGCCCGATGGAACATGCGGGGCTGATCAACGCCTTCAGCGAGCTGGGTGACCAGATTGATGTGCTGATTGTTGACACCGCAGCCGGTATTTCCGAGTCCGTCGTCAGTTTCCTGCGGGCCTCCCAGGAATTGCTGCTGGTGGTGTGCGATGAGCCTACCTCGATTACCGACGCCTATGCCCTGATCAAGCTGATGAATCGCGACTACGGTACCAACCGTTTCCGTATTCTGGCGAATCAGGTGCGAAATGAGCAGGAAGGTCGGCATCTGTATGAAAAACTGACCCGTGTCACCGAGCGTTTCCTTGATGTAGCACTACAATATGTAGGTATCGTGCCTTACGACGAAGCCGTCAAAAAAGCCGTTCAGCGGCAGCGGGCCGTTCTGGATGCCTATCCACGGGCCAAGGCGTCGCTGGCGATCCGTGCCCTGGCAGAGAAAGTGGACAGCTGGCCGCTGCCATCATCGCCAAGAGGGCATCTGGAGTTTTTCGTGGAGCGGCTCGTCGAAGTCTGA
- the flhF gene encoding flagellar biosynthesis protein FlhF, translating to MKVQRFFAKTMAEALKQVSHEMGPDAVILSNRRVDGGVEIVTALDYDENMARQRLGEKAAQATNGSRLAELQADQHRRLEEELNRSRSRIREVREKRAGVGAEYDRAPADDRPAADWSGELAGGSTSVGNAGGRPAAGYSDELASMRAEINSLREMVSGRTSVPEKPAVAASNAVQQRLAERLQEFGLGAELATSLSRQHRAGRLEDGWKQSLKMLATGVRTAREDWLEAGGVYALVGPTGSGKTTTIGKLAAQYVLEHGPDSLALVTTDRYRVAAHEQLFVFGRILNVPVRVVDESHSLDDILDELSDRHLVLIDTAGLTSSDRGYQEQLAELARSDHNIRTHLVVSATSQPRIMKSVWHCYKMANLAGCVMTKIDEALTLGESLGFVMETGLPVAWYTDGQKIPEDLHWAEAIPLVRLGVERLKTMQHGQAVAEGA from the coding sequence ATGAAAGTACAACGGTTTTTTGCAAAGACCATGGCCGAAGCCCTGAAACAGGTCAGTCATGAGATGGGACCGGATGCCGTTATTTTGTCCAATCGCCGGGTGGACGGAGGCGTCGAAATTGTGACGGCCCTGGACTATGACGAAAATATGGCACGCCAGCGCCTTGGCGAGAAAGCGGCACAGGCCACCAACGGCTCGCGCCTGGCGGAGCTGCAGGCAGACCAGCATCGTCGGCTGGAAGAAGAGTTGAACCGATCACGCAGTCGCATTCGCGAAGTGCGGGAGAAGCGGGCGGGTGTCGGCGCGGAATATGATCGTGCACCGGCTGACGATCGGCCGGCTGCCGACTGGTCAGGTGAGTTGGCCGGGGGGTCGACCTCGGTGGGCAATGCAGGTGGCCGGCCAGCGGCGGGCTACTCGGATGAGTTGGCGAGCATGAGAGCGGAAATCAACTCCCTGAGAGAGATGGTCAGCGGCCGTACCTCGGTACCCGAGAAGCCTGCAGTCGCGGCATCCAATGCAGTTCAGCAGAGGCTTGCCGAGCGGCTGCAGGAATTTGGTCTGGGCGCGGAGCTGGCAACCTCTCTGTCCCGTCAGCATCGTGCCGGCAGGTTGGAAGACGGTTGGAAGCAATCCCTGAAGATGCTGGCCACCGGCGTACGTACCGCTCGGGAAGACTGGCTTGAGGCCGGCGGCGTCTATGCGCTGGTGGGGCCAACCGGGTCTGGGAAGACCACCACCATTGGCAAGCTGGCAGCCCAATATGTACTGGAGCATGGGCCGGATTCCCTGGCGTTGGTCACCACCGATCGCTACCGGGTGGCAGCCCATGAACAGCTATTCGTGTTTGGCCGTATTCTCAATGTGCCGGTCCGGGTTGTGGACGAGAGTCATTCCCTGGATGACATTCTGGACGAATTGTCAGATCGGCACCTGGTTCTGATTGATACCGCCGGGCTGACCAGCTCGGATCGCGGTTATCAGGAACAGCTGGCGGAGTTGGCCCGGAGCGATCACAATATCCGTACCCATCTGGTCGTGTCTGCCACCAGCCAGCCGCGCATCATGAAATCCGTGTGGCATTGCTATAAGATGGCAAACCTTGCAGGCTGCGTCATGACCAAGATTGACGAAGCGCTGACACTGGGTGAGTCTTTGGGCTTTGTCATGGAAACCGGCCTGCCAGTGGCGTGGTATACCGATGGCCAGAAGATTCCCGAAGACCTGCACTGGGCCGAGGCCATTCCTCTGGTGCGGTTGGGCGTAGAACGCCTGAAAACAATGCAGCACGGCCAGGCCGTTGCAGAAGGGGCCTGA
- the flhA gene encoding flagellar biosynthesis protein FlhA has translation MDRALVLSNVKTLTRGSIGIPLMLMGLLGMMILPMPAFLLDVFFTFNITLSIVILLVCVYALRPMEFASFPTVLLVATLLRLGLNVASTRIVLLNGHEGGDAAGKVIESFGEVLIGGNYAVGLVVFAILMIINFLVVTKGAGRVSEVSARFTLDAMPGKQMAIDADLNAGLINQDEAKSRRSEIAQEADFYGSMDGASKFVKGDAIAGLLILAINIIGGISIGMLQHGLDFGLAMQRYALLTIGDGLVAQIPSLLLSTSAAIMVTRVTASQDMGGQIIHQMFNAPKAIGIAAVILIILGLIPGMPHVAFLGLGSLAAGAAWLIWKKQSQTVEEEGVYAGRGGMAGGAPRAGGEVVQDRSGAEGQALPAPGETRELGWDDVATVDIVGLEVGYRLIPLVDKSQGGQLLSRIKGVRKKLSQDLGFLMPSVHIRDNLDLMPNVYRITLMGVTIAEAEIHPERELAIDPGQVFGKVEGIAGKDPAFGLDAIWIEPDKKDQAQTLGYTVVDASTVVATHLNQILQKHAHELIGHEEAQKWLDQLEKMAPKLAEELVPTTISVSVLLRVLQNLLREEVPVRDMRSIAEAIVNVHPRSQDPKLLTTLARQALRRMIVQSICGNDTEIPVITLDPDLEQLLLKSVQQSQQSGGQDDIGLVLEPNMVEKLQRSLQDSVQRQEMLGKPAILLVSGPLRPVLAKFASYGVERLHVLSYQEIPDNKQITIVASVGQ, from the coding sequence ATGGACAGAGCGTTAGTTCTGAGTAACGTCAAAACCCTGACGCGGGGCAGTATCGGTATTCCGCTGATGCTGATGGGCTTGTTGGGTATGATGATCCTGCCCATGCCGGCCTTCCTGCTGGATGTGTTCTTTACCTTCAACATCACTTTGTCCATCGTCATCCTGCTGGTGTGTGTGTACGCGCTTCGGCCCATGGAGTTTGCGTCGTTCCCGACGGTACTGCTGGTTGCCACGCTCCTGCGCCTGGGGTTGAACGTGGCCTCTACCCGGATTGTCCTGCTCAACGGTCACGAAGGTGGCGATGCCGCCGGTAAGGTGATCGAATCGTTCGGTGAGGTACTGATCGGCGGTAACTACGCCGTTGGTCTGGTGGTGTTTGCCATCCTGATGATCATCAACTTCCTGGTAGTGACCAAGGGCGCCGGCCGGGTGTCGGAAGTCAGTGCCCGCTTTACCCTGGACGCCATGCCCGGCAAACAGATGGCCATTGATGCGGATTTGAACGCGGGCCTGATCAACCAGGACGAGGCCAAAAGCCGCCGTTCGGAGATTGCCCAGGAAGCGGATTTCTATGGGTCCATGGATGGTGCGTCCAAGTTTGTGAAGGGCGATGCCATTGCGGGGTTGCTGATTCTTGCGATCAATATCATCGGTGGTATCTCGATCGGCATGCTCCAGCATGGCCTGGACTTTGGCCTGGCGATGCAGCGGTACGCGCTGCTGACCATCGGTGACGGCCTGGTTGCCCAGATTCCATCACTGTTGCTGTCTACTTCCGCTGCCATCATGGTAACGCGGGTAACGGCCAGCCAGGACATGGGCGGGCAGATCATTCATCAGATGTTCAACGCGCCGAAGGCCATCGGTATTGCCGCCGTCATCCTGATTATCCTGGGCCTGATTCCGGGCATGCCCCATGTTGCCTTCCTTGGATTGGGCAGCCTTGCGGCCGGTGCGGCCTGGCTGATCTGGAAAAAGCAAAGCCAGACTGTGGAAGAAGAGGGCGTTTACGCCGGTCGTGGCGGCATGGCTGGTGGAGCGCCCCGTGCCGGTGGCGAGGTGGTTCAGGATCGGTCCGGCGCAGAAGGACAGGCGCTGCCGGCGCCCGGTGAAACCCGGGAGCTGGGCTGGGATGATGTGGCGACCGTTGACATCGTTGGTCTGGAAGTGGGCTACCGGCTGATTCCTCTGGTCGATAAATCCCAGGGCGGGCAGCTGCTCAGTCGCATCAAGGGGGTTCGCAAAAAACTGTCTCAGGATCTGGGTTTCCTGATGCCGTCAGTGCACATTCGGGACAATCTGGACCTGATGCCAAACGTCTATCGCATTACCCTGATGGGTGTGACCATTGCCGAGGCGGAGATTCACCCGGAACGTGAGCTGGCCATTGATCCGGGCCAGGTGTTCGGCAAGGTGGAAGGCATTGCCGGCAAAGACCCGGCCTTCGGCCTGGATGCCATCTGGATTGAGCCTGACAAGAAAGACCAGGCCCAGACTCTGGGCTACACCGTGGTGGATGCCAGCACGGTGGTGGCTACCCACCTTAACCAGATTCTGCAAAAGCACGCCCATGAACTTATCGGCCATGAAGAGGCCCAGAAGTGGCTGGACCAGTTGGAGAAAATGGCTCCGAAACTGGCTGAGGAGCTGGTGCCTACGACGATCTCCGTGAGCGTCCTGTTGCGGGTGCTTCAGAATCTGCTCCGGGAAGAAGTGCCGGTCAGGGATATGCGCTCCATTGCCGAAGCCATCGTTAACGTCCACCCCAGAAGCCAGGACCCGAAACTGTTGACCACCCTGGCTCGGCAGGCGTTGCGCCGAATGATCGTTCAAAGCATCTGTGGCAACGACACCGAGATACCGGTGATCACTCTGGATCCAGACCTGGAACAGTTGTTGCTTAAGTCAGTACAACAGAGTCAACAATCCGGCGGACAGGACGATATTGGCCTGGTGCTTGAGCCCAATATGGTGGAAAAGCTGCAGCGGTCCCTTCAGGACAGTGTTCAGCGCCAGGAAATGCTGGGCAAGCCGGCGATTCTTCTGGTTTCCGGGCCCTTGCGGCCAGTGCTGGCAAAGTTTGCCAGTTATGGGGTAGAGCGTTTGCATGTGCTCTCGTACCAGGAAATTCCGGATAACAAACAGATCACGATAGTCGCCTCTGTTGGTCAGTAA